The genome window TGGCTCGTGTTCCTTATTTCTCTTATCTATCGGTACTTCACCTCTATGAAACCTTGGGCTGGTGGCGGAAGGCTGATTGGTTAAAAATCCACTTTTCGGAGTCGTGGAATGAGCTGCACCATCTGTTGATTATGGAATCACTTGGGGGATCAGCTTTTTGGGGCGATCGTCTTCTAGCACGAGCCACTGCACTCATTTACTACTGGATTATCATTTTGGTCTACATGGTGTCGTCCAAATCTGCCTACAACTTCATGGAACTTGTAGAGGGACACGCCTATGCCAGCTACGACAAGTTCCTCAATGCCGAAGCTGAAGCTCTCAAGCAACAGCCCGCACCAGATGTCGCTCTCCAATACTATCGAGATGGCGATTTGTATATGTTTGACGAGTTTCAAACAAGCAGTGCAAATGTATTCCGTCGTCCGAAAATCGACAATCTCTATGATGTGTTTGTTGCCATTCGGGATGACGAAATGGAGCATGTGAAAACAATGGTGGCTTGTCAGCAGCCGACTGCACAAATCTCGTTACTCAGTCCCCATGCGATGCAGGCAGCTTCTACGCTAAAGGTTGAGTTAACTGCAAAGACCGATGCTGTGGAACTCAGTCCCTCGAAATAGGTGATTTGAACCCGTCGTTCTCTGGTATGAAAACGTTGGTATCGCCCTGTGTCTAGGGGCGATCGCGGCTTTTCTGATGGATGCTATTTCGGTGGTCTATCGACAACAGAAATCCCTGTGGGAGGAGATTTTCAAATGCCATTGAGCCAACTCAAGTCCAAAATCATTGATTTAGCAGAACGATTATAATCGGATGAAAGGGCGATCGATAAAACTCACCCCAAAAGCACCTATGAAAAGCACGATCGAAATCGATAGCTCCCTCATCACCAATGCGCTCCAAGTCACCGGACTGACTGCACAACAAGAAGTCATCGAATTGGCTCTGAACCTGCTGATCCAAATGAAAAACCAAGAGAACCTCCGGGCGCTAAGGGGTAAACTCGCCTGGGACGGCGACCTCGATCGCATGAAAACGGATACAGAGCAATAGTAAGCCCATGATTATTATTGATTCCAGCGTCTGGATTGACTACTTTAACGGACAATCCACCCCACAAACCGATCTCCTTGACCTTTATTATCAGACTACAAAAAATGTTGGTGTAAATCGTTAAAATAGTACCAAAAACAACCAAGGAGAAACCCATGTTAACCCTAGAAATGGCAATCCAAAAAATCCAACATTTTTCCCCAGAACAACGCAATAAAGTTATTGAGTTTATCGAATTTCTAGAATTTCAAGCCAGCCAAACTAAAACGATAGAACAAAAAAACGATGACTCCGATCGAGAACAATCCTTTTTTGAGCTAGCCGGAATCTGGGAAGGAAAAAATATCACCCTAGACGACATTCGCAAAGACGCATGGGGTAAATAAAACCAATGATTTTGTGTGACACCAATATTCTCATCGAATTCTATAAAAACAATACCGCCATCATTCAATAACTACGGCAAATCGGCAGCCAGAACTTAACCATTAGCATTATCACCAGAGCAGAACTGTACTATGGCGCACTCAACAAAAACGAACTAAACCGCATTCAAAAACACCTCGACTTACTTCCAAATATTCCCATCGATCGACCCATCGAGCGAGCAATTCATTCAACTCATGGCGCAATATTCCCTAAGCCATAAACTCACAATTCCCGATGCCATGATTGCCGCCACCGCCCTAACCCATAACATTAGCCTTTATACCCTAAACCTCAAAGATTTTCGCTTTATCCAAGGCTTAAAAATATATGAATCTTCCCTGTCCCCATGACCCAAACGGTTGAACACTGAAATTCAGACTAGCCCGATGCGTCGGTTAATTACAGTGATTCGAGCGTGATGAAGTTATAATGAGTGTCTCGATTTTGGCGATCGCCGACGGTGTGCGATCGATTCTAAATGCTCTCTAATCTCAAATATAATAAAAATAGCTTTTTTCTGTGTGATGGCTTAAGTGTTTAAGTTGAATTGTGCGGCGAACTCGATCGAGGAAAGGAGATTCTGATGGGGAGTAAGAAGAGGTTGACATACATCCTCAAGCGGCGGTATTATTCGACTATATGCAGTGTTGTACCGCAAATGCGATACATTATAAGTTAGGTAGCTTGAGCCTCTGGCTAGGGCCGTACGGTAAACTCACTTGTTGAGAGTAAAACATAGGTGAATGTTAGTGGCGCTTTTCAGTCGGCTCTTAAATCTCAATAC of Oscillatoria nigro-viridis PCC 7112 contains these proteins:
- a CDS encoding alternative oxidase, whose protein sequence is MIRLLVGILVFAINVVYADRPYPRFYVLETVARVPYFSYLSVLHLYETLGWWRKADWLKIHFSESWNELHHLLIMESLGGSAFWGDRLLARATALIYYWIIILVYMVSSKSAYNFMELVEGHAYASYDKFLNAEAEALKQQPAPDVALQYYRDGDLYMFDEFQTSSANVFRRPKIDNLYDVFVAIRDDEMEHVKTMVACQQPTAQISLLSPHAMQAASTLKVELTAKTDAVELSPSK
- a CDS encoding type II toxin-antitoxin system VapB family antitoxin: MKSTIEIDSSLITNALQVTGLTAQQEVIELALNLLIQMKNQENLRALRGKLAWDGDLDRMKTDTEQ
- a CDS encoding DUF2281 domain-containing protein, which gives rise to MLTLEMAIQKIQHFSPEQRNKVIEFIEFLEFQASQTKTIEQKNDDSDREQSFFELAGIWEGKNITLDDIRKDAWGK
- a CDS encoding PIN domain-containing protein; this encodes MFPSIDPSSEQFIQLMAQYSLSHKLTIPDAMIAATALTHNISLYTLNLKDFRFIQGLKIYESSLSP